TGAAGGAAGAAATGAGTAAAAAGGGTTGCCAGCCAAGTACACGTACATATACTGTCCTCATTAAAGCTCTTTGTGATGGTGGATCGACGGACAAGGCTTTAGGTTTGCTTGACGAGATGGCCATGAAGGGATGTGTACCGAATAATCACACTTATACTGTATTGATAGACAGGTTGTGTGGAGAAGGAAGGATTGAGGAGGCTAATGGGATGTTCAGAAAGATGTTAAAAGAAGGGTTGTTTCCCGGCACCATAACTTACAATGCCTTAATCAATGGTTATTGCAAGGAAGGGAGAGTCGTGTCTGCATTTGAGCTACTTAGTGTGATGGAAAGGAGAAACTGCAAGCCTAATATCCGCACCTACAATGAGCTAATGGAAGGTTTgtgcaaaataaataaacctCACAAAGCAATGTTGCTATTTAGAAGAGTCATTGATAATGGCCTTTTGCCCAACAGAATATCATACAACATTTTGATCGATGGATTCTGCGAGGACGGACAACTTAGTGTGGCGTTCAAAATATTGAATTCGATGGAAGCAATTGGCCTTGAACCTGATGATTTTACTTACACAACGCTGATTGATGGGCTTTGCCAACAAGGGAGACCTGTGCAAGCAAATGGGATCATGGGTTTGATGATGAAGAAGGGAATATCTCCTGATGAAGTAACATTTACTGCTCTTATCAATGGGTATTGCAAGATTGGTGAAGCCGGAACTGCATTTTGGCTTTTTCAGAGAATGGTTTACCCCAGCTGTTTGATTAGTCCacatatattcaatttattCCTTGATGTACTTAGCAAACAAAATAGGATGAACGAAGCAAACTTCATATTGGGCAGGATGGTAAAGTATGGTTTAGTTCCATCTGTTGTGACTTTCACAATATTAATTGATGGACTTTGCCGAGCAGGTGACACTAGGAAATCTTTAGGCATCTTAGGTCTAATGAAACAAGTTGGCTGTCTCCCAAATGTTTATACTTACACTGTTCTGATCCATAGCCTATGTCAGCAAGGGAGATTGGATGAAGCTGTGGCTCTTCTCTTCAAGATATCCCTCTTAGGATTATCTCCAAACTACATTACATATACCATATTGGTAAAGGCACATGTTAAAGCCGGGAGATTTGATTGTGCCCTTAAGATTGTCAGTGCCATGGTAAAAAATGGTAACCAACCAAACAGCCAAATCTACAATGCACTGCTTGCAGGCTTTGTTATTTCATCCCGAGAACTAAATGCAGGAACTGTGAGTACTTTGCATGATTTGGGTGCTAAATCCTCCCTTATAAGGGAGAATTGTGAGGATTGCATTTCTGACTGCATTTTCAAGCAAATAAGCATTAATGATGCTTTTGACATTCTTGGTAAGATCAAAGAATCCATTGGCTCCTCTATGGATTTGTATAATTTCTTAGGTATGGGCTTATGCAAAGTGGGAAGAATGTCTGAGGCAGGTCTTCTTGTCCAATATATGGCGGCGCATGGTCTCTGTCCTGACAAAGCTCTCTGCTCTTTGATCATCGAGTACTTGTGCAAGGAGCAGAAATTCGATGACTGCCTCTTGTTCATAAAACTCATTCTCCATAATGGTTTTCTTCCACCTAATACATCATACTGTTCTGTGATACATGGGCTTCGCAAAGCAGGAAAGGTGGAAGAAGCTAAAAGACTAGTCTCTGATCTCATCAGATATGCTGGTGTTGAGGAGAAAGCTGCAGTAGCACCCTATGTCGAGTTCTTAGTAAAGGAAGATGAACCCTGTCAACTCCTCGAGCTTTTAAAACTAGTTGAGCAGATGCATCAGGATGATAGGCCATGTATTTAATCTTtatcccatttcttcttctaactaaGAAGAGCAGGGGACATCTTGTTTCTCCATATGAGCAGGGATCAGTCAATTAAGTCTTCCCTTGACTGGCAACATGCATGatacattcattcattcattcattcatcaaGCTGCATTCCAGCTGATATGCTGATTCAGCTGATGGTTTTGGGGGAACCGTTTGTGGCCGATTCAACGAAAGCTAAGTGCTATTGGGAGTTCTCTTTCACCATGGTAAAACttgaattttgttaaatttgatcCCCCTGTATATTTGCATGTACGGCTGATGATGGTCTTCAAATGCTTCCAATTTACAGATTAGATGCAACCATCTCAGCTTGCTTAATCAATTCCAATAGTTAAGAGTAAGGGGTATACCATCCATGTTCAacttttttctcttatttaaaTGTATGTACATCACCataaataaaagtaattaaTGAATTACAATTTATGTATTCGATCTCGTTAAATGTTAGGAATTATGTTAatgtattgtatttttattaaaaaaaatattaaatagaaaaaataataacacataatttttttaaattttttaatgaagaGACGTAACATTTATAACTCCtaacattatttaattaaattaaatcctaATAATTGCTTATGCGACAAGCAGACAAACAAATAACAAGGAAATTTACAAGTTGCATTGCGTTCACgttatcttttatttaaaagttgGCGACGTTATTGTCGTGGCATGGGATGGGGACCATAGGCGATGGGTGAGGAAAGCATGACCGTGAATATGGACTAAGTAGGGGGGCATTTCGGTAAATGTTCACGGATAATTTCCTTATCTTCGGGACCACAAGCTCAAGCACCACCACCAGCAGGAGGCACCAgcatttctttcatttattttactaattaaatattttatttgaatttcttATTCTTTGTAGTAGGATCGTTTCGCCTTATTAaagttgagaaaataataataatttcatatttctttggCTTCTTCCTTCTGCTTCGCTTCTTCCCCGGATTCGGCTGTTATCAGAaatccaattctctctctctctctcacacacacaaaagctCCGTCTCTTGCTTTCGACGCCGTCCCGATTCTACGAATTTTCATATCTCTCTgcaattctttctttctttctttcttagtCTCTCTTTTCGCTCGTCTGTTATGTGAAGGCACACCTTCAACAGATCGATGGTGAGTTCAACTTCTTTTATCGCACAATCTTGTGTGTATTTGCCAATTTTCGTGTTTCTAGGGCTTGATTCGGAGTATTCTGATTAGCATATGATCTGCAATTCGAATTGCATTTTGACTGTTTTCGACCTTATCTCGTGTGTGTTTCTTGGTATTGCATGCGTCTGTGCCTTTTCTTTCACCCTGGACTGTTTGTTTCCCCTTCCTGTCGCTGTTAATTGACGCTTAGAGATTTTGTTAGCATGATCATTGGAGTTCGGTGTTTACATAAACTCAGTTTTCGTTATTTTCCCCTAATGTACAAGGTTCGGAAAATTTATGAATCATGTCTCGTAATTAAATATGACTTTGGCAACGCTCAAATCAGAAATATGTATCTACTAATCTGATCAATTAGTGACTTCATCTCTAAGGCAATTTTGATTAATAGTCAATATATCTTTTCATGCATCTTATTGCGATGAGAATCTTTTTTACACACATGTTAACATTCTTGTAATTTGGTAGTAAATTGACATTCTGAAGAACACCTGCTCTTTCCTAgcaaaaataccattttaacactcgacaaatttcatattaaaggATTCTGTTGGGTGGTGTCCTGTTTATTCCTTATGTTAATTGTAGCTGATTTGTGCCATTGTTTTGACAGAAGGTCATTGTTTGCTCTGAAGTTTGTGCATTCTTGGACTATGTCAAACTCTTCACCTGCTGAAGTTACGCCAGGGATTTCTTAGATCAAAGGAGTTTGTATATTATCTGATTGCAGCTTGTAGAGGCCGCATTCAAGCATGTTG
The Diospyros lotus cultivar Yz01 chromosome 12, ASM1463336v1, whole genome shotgun sequence DNA segment above includes these coding regions:
- the LOC127786675 gene encoding pentatricopeptide repeat-containing protein At3g07290, mitochondrial isoform X3 yields the protein MLLPILLHSIVTSLSSGSDFSDGSIVSALCKSAFVEAAEMFLSRVLKVGFRFDVHIYTSLVLGSCRMGDLEEAFRVFDIMPNQDGCNANSVTYSILIHGLCEARRIEEAFQLKEEMSKKGCQPSTRTYTVLIKALCDGGSTDKALGLLDEMAMKGCVPNNHTYTVLIDRLCGEGRIEEANGMFRKMLKEGLFPGTITYNALINGYCKEGRVVSAFELLSVMERRNCKPNIRTYNELMEGLCKINKPHKAMLLFRRVIDNGLLPNRISYNILIDGFCEDGQLSVAFKILNSMEAIGLEPDDFTYTTLIDGLCQQGRPVQANGIMGLMMKKGISPDEVTFTALINGYCKIGEAGTAFWLFQRMVYPSCLISPHIFNLFLDVLSKQNRMNEANFILGRMVKYGLVPSVVTFTILIDGLCRAGDTRKSLGILGLMKQVGCLPNVYTYTVLIHSLCQQGRLDEAVALLFKISLLGLSPNYITYTILVKAHVKAGRFDCALKIVSAMVKNGNQPNSQIYNALLAGFVISSRELNAGTVSTLHDLGAKSSLIRENCEDCISDCIFKQISINDAFDILGKIKESIGSSMDLYNFLGMGLCKVGRMSEAGLLVQYMAAHGLCPDKALCSLIIEYLCKEQKFDDCLLFIKLILHNGFLPPNTSYCSVIHGLRKAGKVEEAKRLVSDLIRYAGVEEKAAVAPYVEFLVKEDEPCQLLELLKLVEQMHQDDRPCI
- the LOC127786675 gene encoding pentatricopeptide repeat-containing protein At3g07290, mitochondrial isoform X2 yields the protein MLLPILLHSIVTSLSSGSDFSDGRMVGDGFVLGIVDYRSIVSALCKSAFVEAAEMFLSRVLKVGFRFDVHIYTSLVLGSCRMGDLEEAFRVFDIMPNQDGCNANSVTYSILIHGLCEARRIEEAFQLKEEMSKKGCQPSTRTYTVLIKALCDGGSTDKALGLLDEMAMKGCVPNNHTYTVLIDRLCGEGRIEEANGMFRKMLKEGLFPGTITYNALINGYCKEGRVVSAFELLSVMERRNCKPNIRTYNELMEGLCKINKPHKAMLLFRRVIDNGLLPNRISYNILIDGFCEDGQLSVAFKILNSMEAIGLEPDDFTYTTLIDGLCQQGRPVQANGIMGLMMKKGISPDEVTFTALINGYCKIGEAGTAFWLFQRMVYPSCLISPHIFNLFLDVLSKQNRMNEANFILGRMVKYGLVPSVVTFTILIDGLCRAGDTRKSLGILGLMKQVGCLPNVYTYTVLIHSLCQQGRLDEAVALLFKISLLGLSPNYITYTILVKAHVKAGRFDCALKIVSAMVKNGNQPNSQIYNALLAGFVISSRELNAGTVSTLHDLGAKSSLIRENCEDCISDCIFKQISINDAFDILGKIKESIGSSMDLYNFLGMGLCKVGRMSEAGLLVQYMAAHGLCPDKALCSLIIEYLCKEQKFDDCLLFIKLILHNGFLPPNTSYCSVIHGLRKAGKVEEAKRLVSDLIRYAGVEEKAAVAPYVEFLVKEDEPCQLLELLKLVEQMHQDDRPCI
- the LOC127786675 gene encoding pentatricopeptide repeat-containing protein At3g07290, mitochondrial isoform X1; the protein is MGICMLIRTNKLLELCLKHSRAQQHPVSMFSSISLSSCPTVPASLDDSDTIRLFSASMNQPNWEKSNRLKSLASHLPPHVASNIIAQHSDKPELGVRFFRWVSKQSTYCYDLDSRINLLKLLVLRNLFSVAHRAVIFLIKECSNSEDEALKLMGSLDDLRDTGFRLNYPCYSTLLMCFAKLSMGMSAFFVYRRMVGDGFVLGIVDYRSIVSALCKSAFVEAAEMFLSRVLKVGFRFDVHIYTSLVLGSCRMGDLEEAFRVFDIMPNQDGCNANSVTYSILIHGLCEARRIEEAFQLKEEMSKKGCQPSTRTYTVLIKALCDGGSTDKALGLLDEMAMKGCVPNNHTYTVLIDRLCGEGRIEEANGMFRKMLKEGLFPGTITYNALINGYCKEGRVVSAFELLSVMERRNCKPNIRTYNELMEGLCKINKPHKAMLLFRRVIDNGLLPNRISYNILIDGFCEDGQLSVAFKILNSMEAIGLEPDDFTYTTLIDGLCQQGRPVQANGIMGLMMKKGISPDEVTFTALINGYCKIGEAGTAFWLFQRMVYPSCLISPHIFNLFLDVLSKQNRMNEANFILGRMVKYGLVPSVVTFTILIDGLCRAGDTRKSLGILGLMKQVGCLPNVYTYTVLIHSLCQQGRLDEAVALLFKISLLGLSPNYITYTILVKAHVKAGRFDCALKIVSAMVKNGNQPNSQIYNALLAGFVISSRELNAGTVSTLHDLGAKSSLIRENCEDCISDCIFKQISINDAFDILGKIKESIGSSMDLYNFLGMGLCKVGRMSEAGLLVQYMAAHGLCPDKALCSLIIEYLCKEQKFDDCLLFIKLILHNGFLPPNTSYCSVIHGLRKAGKVEEAKRLVSDLIRYAGVEEKAAVAPYVEFLVKEDEPCQLLELLKLVEQMHQDDRPCI